A genome region from Bacteroidales bacterium includes the following:
- the recG gene encoding ATP-dependent DNA helicase RecG has protein sequence MNDRFTETPVEYLKGVGPKRAELLRKELEISTFGNLLEYYPFRYVDRSRIQFIRDINTDLAYVQIIGRIVRVQLIGKGPATRLVAVLKDQTGEIELIWFNGIKWIRDKLLPDVEFLVFGKPALFSGKFNIPHPEIEPASEQTLSVTGALQPFYNSSEKLKSKGFNSKGFSRIMRALIDQAKGNLPETLPADIIIRFRLISREEALTHIHFPADAGMLQKAQFRLRFEELFFIQLNLLQLKLVRNQKITGLTFSKIGAYFNDFYHHLLPFPLTSAQKKVLKEIRADVGSGKQMNRLLQGDVGSGKTLVAIMSMLMALDNGYQACMMAPTEILAGQHFESISRFLQGMNVQCELLTGSVPASKRKSIHERLRNGELQILVGTHALIEEDVRFRNLGIVVIDEQHRFGVAQRARLWEKGDVPPHVLVMTATPIPRTLAMTLYGDLDISVIDELPPGRKPVKTFHFNDAARLRVFGFMKEEIRKGRQVYMVYPLIQESEALDLKDLMDGYESIVREFPLPEYAVSIVHGRLKAADKDYEMQRFIKKETQIMVATTVIEVGVDIPNASVMVIENAERFGLSQLHQLRGRVGRGADQSYCILMTGNKLTAEGRKRIETMVRTTDGFEIAEADLKIRGPGDLEGTQQSGMILLRIADLVRDEKLLTLARNEAISLLDKDPALKRRENQPVLRQLQRMKKMRTSWGMIS, from the coding sequence ATGAATGACCGGTTTACTGAAACTCCTGTTGAATATCTGAAAGGGGTAGGCCCAAAACGCGCCGAACTCCTCCGGAAGGAACTGGAGATCTCCACTTTCGGAAACCTGCTTGAATATTACCCCTTCCGGTACGTTGACCGAAGCCGCATTCAATTCATCCGTGACATAAACACTGACCTTGCCTATGTGCAGATCATAGGCCGGATCGTTCGCGTGCAACTGATCGGTAAAGGACCTGCCACCCGGCTTGTCGCCGTCCTGAAAGATCAGACCGGCGAAATAGAACTTATCTGGTTCAACGGCATCAAATGGATCAGAGATAAACTCCTGCCGGATGTGGAGTTTCTGGTTTTTGGGAAACCAGCTTTGTTCAGCGGGAAATTCAACATTCCCCATCCGGAAATTGAACCGGCAAGTGAACAGACATTATCCGTAACCGGAGCTTTGCAGCCGTTCTACAATTCCTCTGAAAAGCTGAAATCCAAAGGATTCAACTCTAAGGGATTCAGCAGGATCATGCGTGCACTGATTGACCAGGCAAAAGGTAATCTGCCGGAAACACTCCCGGCTGACATCATCATCCGGTTCCGGTTGATTTCCAGAGAGGAGGCACTTACCCATATCCATTTTCCGGCCGATGCAGGCATGCTGCAAAAAGCACAATTCCGGCTCCGTTTCGAGGAATTGTTTTTCATCCAGCTTAACCTGCTCCAGCTGAAACTGGTACGAAACCAGAAAATCACAGGGCTGACCTTCTCCAAAATCGGTGCTTATTTCAATGATTTTTATCATCACCTTCTTCCATTTCCACTCACGTCTGCACAAAAGAAAGTCCTGAAGGAAATCAGGGCGGATGTGGGATCCGGCAAACAGATGAACCGGCTGTTGCAGGGTGATGTAGGAAGCGGTAAGACACTGGTGGCGATCATGTCGATGCTGATGGCACTCGATAATGGTTATCAGGCTTGCATGATGGCACCAACCGAGATCCTTGCCGGTCAGCATTTCGAATCCATTTCCCGTTTCCTGCAGGGAATGAATGTGCAATGCGAACTGCTGACCGGTTCCGTTCCTGCATCCAAAAGAAAGTCCATACACGAGCGGCTCCGGAACGGGGAATTGCAGATCCTGGTGGGAACCCATGCCCTGATCGAAGAGGATGTCCGGTTCCGGAACCTGGGAATTGTCGTGATCGATGAGCAGCACCGTTTTGGCGTTGCCCAGCGGGCACGGTTATGGGAGAAAGGCGATGTACCTCCCCATGTTCTGGTCATGACCGCCACACCTATCCCCCGCACACTGGCCATGACCCTGTACGGAGATCTTGACATTTCGGTGATCGATGAACTTCCGCCGGGGAGGAAGCCGGTCAAGACGTTTCATTTCAATGATGCTGCCCGGCTCAGGGTCTTTGGATTCATGAAAGAGGAAATCCGGAAAGGCAGGCAGGTCTATATGGTCTATCCGTTGATCCAGGAATCAGAAGCACTCGACCTGAAAGACCTGATGGATGGCTATGAAAGCATTGTCCGTGAATTCCCGCTACCGGAGTATGCGGTGAGTATCGTTCACGGCAGGCTCAAGGCTGCTGACAAGGATTATGAGATGCAACGGTTCATAAAAAAAGAAACCCAGATCATGGTCGCCACAACCGTCATTGAAGTGGGCGTTGACATTCCGAATGCATCGGTCATGGTGATTGAAAATGCTGAACGGTTCGGCTTATCCCAGCTGCACCAGCTTCGCGGAAGAGTGGGCCGGGGAGCCGACCAATCCTATTGCATCCTGATGACAGGCAACAAGCTTACTGCGGAGGGCCGCAAAAGGATCGAGACCATGGTCAGGACAACCGACGGATTTGAAATTGCTGAAGCTGACCTGAAGATCAGGGGACCGGGAGACCTGGAAGGAACCCAGCAAAGCGGCATGATCCTCCTGCGGATTGCCGATCTGGTCAGAGATGAAAAACTGCTGACCCTGGCACGTAATGAGGCCATTTCCCTC